A genomic stretch from Setaria viridis chromosome 1, Setaria_viridis_v4.0, whole genome shotgun sequence includes:
- the LOC117855043 gene encoding cytochrome P450 89A2, with translation MSWDPQVWDDCKDPNKRGFEEDDQRAPRHDVPALRRAREPPHAPAGVSIAQRYVRAEDAAEVAGVAAVPPTGLRVHFMLGDIGRDGKTWKGPHEFRPERFMPGGEAEDVGPLPGPKEIKMMPFGAGRRFCLGMGLGMLHVKLFLAALVREFDWAPPAGETVDLTEWDGFFKTMSKPLRATITRVTM, from the exons ATGTCGTGGGACCCACA AGTATGGGATGATTGCAAAGACCCAAACAAAAGAGGTTTCGAAGAGGATGATCAGCGG GCACCGCGGCATGACGTACCTGCACTGCGTCGTGCTCGAGAGCCTCCGCATGCACCCGCCGGGGTGTCGATAGCCCAGCGCTACGTCCGCGCCGAGGACGCGGCCGAGGTCGCCGGCGTAGCGGCGGTTCCGCCCACCGGCCTGCGGGTCCACTTCATGCTGGGGGACATCGGGAGGGACGGCAAGACGTGGAAGGGCCCCCACGAGTTCCGGCCGGAACGGTTCATGcccggaggcgaggcggaggacgTCGGCCCGTTGCCGGGGCCcaaggagatcaagatgatgccgTTCGGCGCGGGGCGGAGGTTCTGCCTCGGAATGGGCCTGGGGATGCTGCACGTTAAGCTCTTCCTGGCGGCGCTCGTCCGGGAGTTCGATTGGGCCCCGCCGGCGGGGGAAACCGTCGACCTGACGGAGTGGGACGGGTTCTTCAAGACGATGAGCAAGCCGCTCCGGGCGACCATTACCCGCGTGACGATGTAG
- the LOC117835756 gene encoding replication protein A 70 kDa DNA-binding subunit C, translated as MHRTHISPSQTASRSAEPPPASSTSPTLVRGSVTIPNGTENLAQFRNPSCGGSFWKVRLGGGSSGSMEAAAQLTPGGVRAIVDGALPAQIQPVLQVLQVRQVTNPNPNPNPNTSERYRMTLSDGVHSHQAILATAFNPFVWDGTLRVGTIVHLNEFICNTIHDKRIIIVLKLEILQTECAIIGSPQNYLAQSLEKVLDPSLSAIAAQKNIGTDFGGPGMLGSSIAPRAEQASNNLPYGVPYSGAQGIVSSSIGQTLEPDHNNGRAVVPDHNNMFTGGSYGTVSAQNTVNASMVEPRSQQPSLRSHHNQRFTVSGTREALTPPSNTYEHPEKPSYQQLPPGYINRTPVARNVSTSRVVPISALHPYDTRWTIKARVTAKTAVKHWNNARGTGRLFSFDLLDGEGGEIRAVCFKEAVDQFYDLIEVDKVYLISRGSVRPAQKQFNALNNDNEITLEALTSSVEICSSDDYNIPRAQYNFRQISEIENIDSQTVIDLLGVVTSVGPSVLITRKNGIETQKRTLQLRDMSGWSVEVTFWGNFCDVEGQQLQLQCDSGLNPILALVGARISDFNGRSVSTISSTRLKINPDFSDADRLRQWYIAEGENTACVSLSREQFNSVQAVRKTIAQIGDGNLGRDKANWITVKAAISHVHTDSFCYPACPLIFNEKPCNKKVVDCGDGTWLCERCDKSFGNCEYRYAVRFQIQDHTGTIYVTAFQEAGEHIFGCTAQELHTVRNIDRDDARFTEIIEGARWHPNLFKLSIREESFNDEPRVQCKIVNAEKLDPSKESSILCKDIDSLLQGRSGPSTGDQGNFATNIGFSKSPGGHNVLTSNNAYGMNVCGVNQFGQKGSVSGGMSTPSTCMDNQQQPGAGGFIGNNYGSAGSNVRLDLCFKCNKPGHYSRDCPQQATAPQHQAYGNGAASGGFMGGNYGSSAAGNGRPGSCFKCKQPGHWAGECPGR; from the exons ATGCACCGAACCCACATCTCTCCCTCCCAAACCGCCTCGAGATCCGCGGAACCGCCGCCCGCCTCATCTACTTCACCTACACTAGTCCGGGGTTCCGTAACCATTCCGAACGGAACTGAGAACCTCGCCCAATTTCGAAATCCTAGTTGCGGCGGAAGCTTCTGGAAGGTTCGCCTCGGCGGCGGGTCCTCCGGTTCGATGGAGGCCGCGGCGCAGCTGACGCCGGGCGGGGTGCGGGCGATCGTGGACGGGGCGCTGCCGGCGCAGATCCAGCCGGTGCTCCAGGTGCTGCAGGTGCGCCAGGTAAccaaccccaaccccaaccccaaccccaacACCTCGGAGCGTTACCGCATGACGCTCTCCGACGGCGTCCACTCGCATCAGGCCATACTCGCCACCGCCTTCAACCCATTCGTCTGGGACGGCACCCTCCGCGTGGGCACCATTGTCCACCTCAACGAGTTCATCTGCAACACCATCCATGATAAAAG GATCATCATTGTGTTGAAACTTGAAATTCTGCAAACTGAATGTGCCATAATCGGGAGCCCCCAAAACTACTTGGCACAAAGTCTAGAGAAGGTACTAGATCCCAGCTTATCGGCAATTGCTGCTCAAAAAAACATTGGAACCGATTTCGGTGGCCCAGGCATGCTGGGGTCTTCTATTGCTCCGAGGGCAGAGCAGGCTTCCAACAATCTACCATATGGTGTACCCTATAGTGGTGCTCAAGGCATAGTGAGTTCTTCCATTGGCCAGACATTAGAACCTGATCATAACAATGGCCGGGCAGTAGTACCTGATCATAACAATATGTTCACTGGAGGCTCTTATGGTACAGTATCAGCACAAAACACTGTAAATGCAAGTATGGTGGAACCAAGATCTCAGCAGCCTTCTCTGAGATCTCATCATAACCAACGGTTTACTGTTAGTGGCACACGTGAGGCCTTGACCCCTCCTAGCAATACTTATGAGCACCCAGAAAAGCCTTCATACCAACAGCTGCCTCCAGGGTATATCAATAGAACCCCTGTTGCTAGGAATGTATCAACATCCCGTGTTGTCCCAATAAGTGCATTGCATCCGTATGATACTAGGTGGACAATCAAGGCTAGGGTGACTGCTAAGACTGCTGTCAAGCATTGGAACAATGCCAGAGGTACAGGAAGACTTTTCTCATTTGATCTCCTTGATGGAGAAGGTGGGGAAATTCGTGCAGTATGCTTCAAAGAAGCGGTTGATCAGTTTTATGACCTAATTGAAGTTGATAAGGTGTACTTGATATCAAGAGGATCTGTGAGGCCTGCACAGAAGCAGTTTAATGCTTTGAATAATGATAATGAAATAACTCTGGAGGCTTTAACCTCATCTGTAGAGATTTGTTCTAGTGATGATTATAACATTCCTAGGGCGCAGTACAATTTCCGGCAGATCAGTGAAATAGAGAACATTGATAGTCAAACTGTGATAGATTTACTTGGTGTTGTTACATCAGTTGGTCCTTCTGTTTTGATAACGAGGAAGAATGGCATCGAAACCCAGAAAAGAACCCTTCAACTGAGGGACATGTCTGGTTGGAGTGTGGAAGTGACCTTTTGGGGCAACTTCTGTGATGTTGAAggtcagcagctgcagctgcagtgtGATTCTGGTTTGAATCCTATACTTGCTTTAGTAGGTGCCCGCATCAGTGATTTTAATGGCAGATCGGTGAGTACAATCAGTTCAACCCGGTTAAAAATAAACCCAGACttttctgatgctgataggctgAGGCAGTGGTACATAGCTGAAGGAGAGAACACTGCTTGTGTTTCTCTATCCCGGGAACAATTTAATTCAGTCCAGGCTGTCCGCAAAACAATTGCGCAAATTGGGGATGGAAACTTGGGACGCGATAAGGCAAACTGGATCACTGTTAAGGCTGCAATCTCACACGTACATACTGACAGTTTTTGTTATCCAGCATGCCCTTTGATTTTTAATGAGAAGCCATGCAACAAAAAGGTCGTAGATTGTGGTGATGGGACGTGGCTTTGTGAAAGATGTGATAAGAGCTTTGGAAACTGTGAGTACAGGTACGCAGTAAGGTTTCAAATCCAAGATCACACTGGCACTATCTATGTTACTGCATTCCAGGAGGCTGGTGAACATATTTTTGGCTGCACGGCACAAGAACTTCACACAGTAAGAAATATTGACCGGGATGATGCCCGATTCACTGAGATCATTGAAGGGGCCCGTTGGCATCCAAATCTATTCAAGTTGAGCATCAGGGAGGAAAGCTTCAATGATGAGCCACGTGTGCAATGTAAAATTGTTAATGCTGAAAAACTGGACCCATCCAAGGAGAGCAGCATCCTTTGTAAAGATATTGACAGCCTTTTGCAGGGCAGATCAGGCCCAAGCACAGGAGATCAAGGCAACTTTGCTACTAACATTGGTTTCAGCAAGTCTCCAGGTGGTCACAATGTGCTTACCTCCAATAATGCCTATGGCATGAACGTGTGTGGCGTAAATCAGTTTGGGCAGAAAGGAAGCGTAAGCGGGGGGATGTCTACTCCATCTACATGTATGGATAATCAACAACAACCGGGAGCTGGAGGCTTCATAGGCAACAACTATGGTTCTGCTGGTAGCAATGTTAGGTTGGATCTATGCTTCAAGTGTAATAAGCCTGGGCACTATTCTAGAGACTGCCCACAGCAGGCTACTGCCCCACAGCACCAGGCATATGGCAATGGTGCTGCATCAGGAGGCTTTATGGGCGGTAACTATGGCTCTTCTGCAGCTGGCAATGGCAGGCCGGGTTCTTGCTTCAAATGCAAGCAGCCTGGACATTGGGCTGGGGAGTGTCCTGGGCGCTAA
- the LOC117851874 gene encoding PLASMODESMATA CALLOSE-BINDING PROTEIN 2, producing MLRRRGCLPAALLWLVAVALAALLARPAGAAWCIARSGASDKALQLALDYACGPAGGADCAPIQASGLCYLPNTLAAHASYAFNSIFQRSRAAPGACDFAGTATVTLTDPSYGSCTYPSSPSTAGQSGSTSSIPGTTFKSPPGTGGLSPPDIDSTDSNAEAPAAASFLSLALSCFMYMFLHLW from the exons atgctgcggcggcgcgggtgcctCCCCGCGGCGCTGTTGTGGCTCGTCGCCGTGGCGTTGGCGGCGctcttggcgcggccggcgggcgcggcgtggtgcATCGCGCGGAGCGGGGCGTCGGACAAGGCGCTGCAGTTGGCGCTGGACTACGCGTGcgggcccgccggcggcgccgactgCGCGCCCATCCAGGCCAGCGGCCTCTGCTACCTGCCCAACACCCTCGCCGCGCACGCCTCCTACGCCTTCAACTCCATCTTCCAGcgctcccgcgccgcgccgggggcCTGCGACTTCGCCGGCACCGCCACCGTCACGCTCACCGACCCCA GTTATGGATCATGCACCTACCCTTCATCTCCAAG CACCGCCGGGCAGTCAGGTTCAACATCCTCCATCCCTGGCACCACGTTTAAGTCACCACCGGGCACTGGAGGACTGAGCCCACCTGACATCGATTCAACCGACTCCAATGCTGAAGCTCCAGCTGCCGCATCCTTCTTGTCTCTTGCTCTGTCCTGTTTCATGTACATGTTCTTGCACTTGTGGTGA
- the LOC117851885 gene encoding large ribosomal subunit protein uL29y translates to MARIKVHELRGKNKAELQGQLKELKSELSLLRVAKVTGGAPNKLSKIKVVRTSIARVLTVISQKQKAALREAYKKKKLLPLDLRPKKTRAIRRRLTKHQLSLKTEREKKREKYFPMRKYAIKA, encoded by the exons ATGG CCCGGATCAAGGTGCACGAGCTCCGGGGGAAGAACAAGGCGGAGCTGCAGGGGCAGCTCAAGGAGCTCAAGTCCGAGCTCTCCCTCCTCCGCGTCGCCAAGGTCACCGGCGGGGCACCCAACAAGCTCTCCAAGAT CAAGGTGGTGCGCACCTCGATCGCGCGCGTGCTGACGGTGATCTCGCAGAAGCAGAAAGCGGCGCTGCGTGAGGCgtacaagaagaagaagctgctccCCCTCGACCTCCGCCCCAAGAAGACCCgtgccatccgccgccgcctcaccaagCACCAG CTTTCTCTGAAGACGGAGAGGGAAAAGAAGCGTGAGAAGTACTTCCCCATGAGGAAGTATGCTATCAAGGCCTAG